TCGACCTGCTCTGCCCGGGAGAGACGGGGAGACTCCGGATCAGTGGGAACGTGAACGGCGGGCTCGGCCACGGCTCCGTGCTCGTCGGGCGGACGAGCGAAGCGAGGCGGGCCGTCCCGCCGCTCTGATCCCGGGTCAGGGGAGGGACGCGCCGTAACCGTCGAACTTCTCGACCGTGACTTTCGTCCCGGTGATGACGCTGACCCGGTCGTCGATCAGGACGACGATCCGGTTCCCGGCCGCCTCGAACATCGACGACGCGTCGGGGGCGCTCGGCGCGAGCGGCACCTGCCGCGTGATCTTCTCGGTGGCCATCGAGTACCAGACGACGCGGTTCTGCCTGCCGCTGCGGACGAGCGCCGCGATGTGCGTGCCGTCCCCGATGAACGCGGCGCCGTGCAGTTCCGCTTCACCGGATCCGAGGGAGATCGTGCCCAGCTCGCCTGTTCGTGTGTCGAGGGTCCGCAGTTCGCGCTCCAGGTAGTCGCCCATCGTCTCGAAGACCAGGTCGCGGCCGTTCGGCGCCCATCCCAGCGAGGACGCCAGGGCGCGGGGCGGGAGGCGCGTGACGCGGTGTTCCCCGGTGGCGGTGTCGACGACGGTGATCGTTCCCCCGGCGGGGTTTCCGCAGTCCCGGCCCGCGTAGGCGATCCGGCGCAGGCCCGGGGAGGCGGCGACCTGCCCCTGCCCTTCGCCCATGCGTTGCCGCACGGCCGTGCCGTCCAGTTCGGTCGGGGGGCCGTCGGGCCGGCCGTTGTCCCGTAGGGCGAGGCGGTGGAACCGGACGGTGCACGCTTCGGGGTCGACGGTGGTGAGGACGAACGTGCGGTTGTCCCCGGAGTCGGCGACGTCGCGGAAACCCGACGAGCCCTTCGGTGCGGGGATCTCCGCGACGCGCCGGCCGGTGTCGGCCGCGCGGACGAACGCCGCCGGCGCGCCCGGCGGCCAGGGGCCTTCGACGACGTAGTCGGCGCCCGCGTAGGAGGCGAGGGAGAAGCGCGGGGACGAGCCGTCCCCCGACCACGGCGCGACGATCAGGAGCGCGACGACCGCCGCCACGAGCGCGGCCGACGGGACCGCGAACAGGACGCGGCGGCGTCGCGGGGGCGGCGTGCCGCGCAGCGGCCGCAGATCGTCGGGGCGGACGGCGGCGGCCGCGTCGGACAGCGCCGACCGCAGCAGTTCCTCGGACGGACGTGTCATCGTTCCTCCTCGTAGCGGGCGCGGAGCGCGGTCAGGCCCCGGGAGACGGTGGACTTGACGGTGCCGGGCCGCACCCCCATCGCCGCGGCGATCTCCGACTCGGAGAGCCCCAGGTAGTAGCGCAGGACGATCGCCTCCCGCTGCCGGACGGGCAGCCGGGCGAGCGCCCGCAGGACGCGCCTGCGGTCGTCGGCGATCAGCGCGTCGTTCTCCGCCGACCACACCGGCTGCGGGGCCTGGAACAGCCGGTGCGCGAGGGCCCGGCGGCGCAGCAGCGTCCGGCAGGCGTTGAGCACGGCGGTCCGCGCGTAGGCGAGCAGGTCCGGCGGCTCGGCGGGCGTTCCGCCGCGCCGCTCCCGGTGCCGGAGCCCGGCGTACACGTCCTGCACGACGTCCTCGGCGGTGCCCTGGTCGCCGACGAGCAGGACCGCGAGCCGTACGAGGGACACGTGGTGGGCGCGGAAGAGCCCGGTGAGCCCGGCGTCTCCCGCCGGGCCGGGCCCTTCGGGCGTTTCGTCGCCGCTCTCGGCCGTGGGGGAGCCGCGATGATGCAACCTCATACCCGAAGAACCAACGAACCCGGAAAAGGTTGCTTCAGCGTCGGCGATTTTCCGGACGTGTCAGGAAACGGTCACCGGGGGCGGACGGTCCGGCGGCGCGGGCGGTCGGGCTGGATGCGGAGTGCGGCGATCACCGTGGCGAGCATGTCGTAATGACCGGCCAGCATGCACAGTTCGACGCATTCGGGTTCGGTGAGGTGGGCGCGGAGCGATGCCCACGTGGCGTCGTCCAGGTCGCGGTGTTGTTGCAGGCGGTCGACGGCGGCGAGGATGGCGCGGTCGCGGCCGGTCCAGCCGCCGTCGTCCGGTCCGGCGACGATGCGTTCGAGGTCGGCGGCCGAGATGCCCGCGCGGCGGGCGAGCCGGGCGTGGTGGCGGAACTCGTAGCCGCAGTCCCGCAGGTGGGCGACGCGCAGGATCACCATCTCGCCCTCCCGCCGGGGCAGGCCGCCGGCGGGCATCAGCCGGGCGGCGAAGTGCAGCCAGCCGCGGAACAGCTTCCGGCGGCGGCCGAGGGTGAGGAAGAGGTTGGGCGGGGTGGTGCCCGCGACCAGGGCCGCGCCCCGGCTCACCAGCCAGGCCAGCGGGCCGACCTCGCGCAGTCCGCCGGGCGCGACGCGCGGTGCGGGCGGAGCCTCAGCCATGGCGCGCCGACCGTCGCACGGCCCGGACGAACGCCCAGTTCATCGCGTGCATGGCGGCCTCGTACAGCCGGGGGCACAGCCGCTGGGCCAGGTGCCCGATCCGGATGTCGGACGAGGTGAAGATCATGTACCGGTTGCGTTCGACGCCCCGCAGGACGGCCTGCGCCGCGCGGTCGGGGGACACCGCGTGCCGGCTGAACAGGCGGATCATCCGGCGTGCGGACGGCGTGGTGCGGTCGATGCCGACGAGGTCGACGCTGTGCACGAGGGGCGTGTCGATGCCGCCGGGGCAGACGAGGCTCACGGCGATCCGGTGGCGGCGCAGGTCGAAGCGGAGCACCTCGCTGATGCCGCGCAGCCCGAACTTGCTCGCGCTGTAGGCGGCGTGCCAGGGCAGGCCGAACAGTCCCGCCGCGGACGACACGTTGACGAGGTGCCCGCCCCGTCCCGCGGTGATCATCGGCGGCACGAACGCCTCGATGACGTGCACGGGCCCCATCAGGTTGATGTCGATCATGCGGCGCCAGTGCCGGTGTTCGAGCCGGTCCACCGAGCCCCAGACCGAGACGCCCGCGACGTTCATCACGACGTCGACGCCGCCGGCGGCGTGGACGTTCCGGGCGAGCCGCTCCACGGCGTCCCGGTCGGACACGTCGGCGGGTTCGGCGAGCCGCACGGTGCCCCCGGCGGCGCGCACCTGGTCCGCCGTGCGGTGCAGGCCGGCGGCGTCCACGTCGGTCAGCACCAGTTCGGCGCCGCGCGCGGCGGCGGCGAGCGCGATGCTCCGCCCGAGGCCCCCGGCGGCGCCGGTGATCAGGCAGGTCCGCCCGTCCAGCTTCGTCATGGCCGGGACGATAACATTCATAAACAGCCGTGGCTATATATGTTCGTCCTCGTCGAACGACCGGGCGAGCACGCGCACGAGGCCGCCGAGCGGGTCGCGCAGGGAGCGCAGGCCGGTGAAGTCGTCCTGGACGATCCGGGTGGTGGCCATGGCGACGATCGCGCCGAGCATCGCCTCGCAGGCCAGCCGCTGCCGTGCCGTCCCGGCGCCGACGAAGTCGGCGAGGGCGTCGACGACCGAGCTCTGCAGCGCGATCCGGCGGCGCAGGAACTCGGGCCCGGCCGCGTACGCCTCGACCAGGAAGAGCCGGGCGAGGACGGGTTCGGCGGCGAGCGCGTCGAGGTAGGCGCCGGCGGCCCGCTCGATCGACTCCCAGCGCCCGGTCTCCTCCCGCAGGGTGCCGGTCACCCTGTGCAGAAGCGCCTCGGTCGCGGTGTCGTAGGCGGCGGCGAAGCAGTCGGCCTTGTCGGAGAAGTGCTGGTAGAAGGTCAGGCGCGACACCTTGGCGCGCTTGAGCACGTCGGCGACGGTGACCGCCGTGTACCCCTTCTCGGCGGCCAGC
The nucleotide sequence above comes from Actinomadura algeriensis. Encoded proteins:
- a CDS encoding carboxymuconolactone decarboxylase family protein — encoded protein: MAEAPPAPRVAPGGLREVGPLAWLVSRGAALVAGTTPPNLFLTLGRRRKLFRGWLHFAARLMPAGGLPRREGEMVILRVAHLRDCGYEFRHHARLARRAGISAADLERIVAGPDDGGWTGRDRAILAAVDRLQQHRDLDDATWASLRAHLTEPECVELCMLAGHYDMLATVIAALRIQPDRPRRRTVRPR
- a CDS encoding SDR family oxidoreductase; translated protein: MTKLDGRTCLITGAAGGLGRSIALAAAARGAELVLTDVDAAGLHRTADQVRAAGGTVRLAEPADVSDRDAVERLARNVHAAGGVDVVMNVAGVSVWGSVDRLEHRHWRRMIDINLMGPVHVIEAFVPPMITAGRGGHLVNVSSAAGLFGLPWHAAYSASKFGLRGISEVLRFDLRRHRIAVSLVCPGGIDTPLVHSVDLVGIDRTTPSARRMIRLFSRHAVSPDRAAQAVLRGVERNRYMIFTSSDIRIGHLAQRLCPRLYEAAMHAMNWAFVRAVRRSARHG
- a CDS encoding WD40 repeat domain-containing protein; translated protein: MTRPSEELLRSALSDAAAAVRPDDLRPLRGTPPPRRRRVLFAVPSAALVAAVVALLIVAPWSGDGSSPRFSLASYAGADYVVEGPWPPGAPAAFVRAADTGRRVAEIPAPKGSSGFRDVADSGDNRTFVLTTVDPEACTVRFHRLALRDNGRPDGPPTELDGTAVRQRMGEGQGQVAASPGLRRIAYAGRDCGNPAGGTITVVDTATGEHRVTRLPPRALASSLGWAPNGRDLVFETMGDYLERELRTLDTRTGELGTISLGSGEAELHGAAFIGDGTHIAALVRSGRQNRVVWYSMATEKITRQVPLAPSAPDASSMFEAAGNRIVVLIDDRVSVITGTKVTVEKFDGYGASLP
- a CDS encoding sigma-70 family RNA polymerase sigma factor, which encodes MRLHHRGSPTAESGDETPEGPGPAGDAGLTGLFRAHHVSLVRLAVLLVGDQGTAEDVVQDVYAGLRHRERRGGTPAEPPDLLAYARTAVLNACRTLLRRRALAHRLFQAPQPVWSAENDALIADDRRRVLRALARLPVRQREAIVLRYYLGLSESEIAAAMGVRPGTVKSTVSRGLTALRARYEEER
- a CDS encoding TetR/AcrR family transcriptional regulator, with translation MDSPAGKREKLPPGRHGLSREQVSASQRERLVAAMAELAAEKGYTAVTVADVLKRAKVSRLTFYQHFSDKADCFAAAYDTATEALLHRVTGTLREETGRWESIERAAGAYLDALAAEPVLARLFLVEAYAAGPEFLRRRIALQSSVVDALADFVGAGTARQRLACEAMLGAIVAMATTRIVQDDFTGLRSLRDPLGGLVRVLARSFDEDEHI